The following proteins are encoded in a genomic region of Fusarium keratoplasticum isolate Fu6.1 chromosome 9, whole genome shotgun sequence:
- a CDS encoding Endoglucanase: protein MKFFGVVSAFLAATAVATPTTPTETIEKRDTTWCDAFGSLATSGYTVYHNNWGKGDATSGSQCTTFTSVKSNSFVWSTSWTWAGGPGKVKSYSNVALEKINKKISDIKSVSTRWIWRYTGTKMIANVSYDLWFAPTASSNNAYEIMIWVGAYGGALPISTPGKGVIDRPTLAGIPWDVYKGPNGDVTVISFVASSNQGNFQADLKEFLNYLTSKQGLPSNYVATSFQAGTEPFEGTNAVLKTSAYTISVN, encoded by the exons ATGAAGttctttggtgttgtttCGGCCTTCCTTGCCGCCACGGCTGTGGCCACTCCCACCACTCCCACCGAGACTATCGAGAAGCGAGACACCACCTGGTGCGATGCTTTTGGCTCTCTGGCCACCTCTGGATACACCGTCTACCACAACAACTGGGGCAAGGGTGATGCCACCTCTGGTTCCCAGTGCACCACCTTCACCTCGGTCAAGAGCAACAGCTTTGTCTGGTCCACCAGCTGGACCTGGGCTGGTGGCcccggcaaggtcaagtcctACTCCAACGTGGCTCTCGAGaagatcaacaagaagatCTCCGACATCAAGTCGGTTTCCACCCGCTGGATCTGGCG ATACACCGGAACCAAGATGATCGCCAACGTCTCCTACGATCTCTGGTTCGCCCCCACCGCGTCCTCCAACAACGCCTACGAGATCATGATCTGGGTCGGTGCCTACGGTGGTGCCCTCCCCATCTCCACACCCGGCAAGGGTGTTATTGACCGCCCTACCCTTGCTGGTATCCCGTGGGACGTCTACAAGGGCCCCAACGGCGACGTCACTGTCATCTCTTTCGTCGCTTCCAGCAACCAGGGCAACTTCCAGGCTGATCTTAAGGAGTTCCTCAACTACCTGACTAGCAAGCAGGGTCTTCCCAGCAACTACGTTGCCACCAGCTTCCAGGCCGGTACCGAGCCTTTCGAGG GTACCAACGCTGTCCTCAAGACCTCTGCTTACACCATCTCCGTCAACTAA